The following proteins are encoded in a genomic region of Bradyrhizobium sp. SK17:
- a CDS encoding LysR substrate-binding domain-containing protein, giving the protein MDLRQLRYFIAIVEHGSFSRAAEALNVAQPALSLHVRNMEEELGSALLFRSSQGVVATEAGQILLRHARSVTDQLSAARHEIKGREAEPEGEVRLGLPGTISQTLSVPLIIEARRQFPKIRLRIAEAMSGFVMEWIREGRIDLAIVYIPVEDKALSSSPVLSEELWLLGPINSIPGIQPPTSGPLRYSAVAQLPLILPSATHGLRSLLENEAAALSLKLNTVIEVDSYINIKGLVEEGFGYSILPFNSIAREVQSGRLLAWPICAPKIKRSVHLVHPVDRPLSYAASTIETLCRATLLKLASTGKWNGARAL; this is encoded by the coding sequence ATGGACCTTCGGCAGCTTCGCTACTTTATTGCGATCGTCGAACACGGGTCGTTTTCCAGAGCCGCTGAAGCGCTGAATGTTGCTCAGCCAGCGCTGAGCCTCCATGTTCGTAACATGGAGGAAGAGTTGGGATCAGCGCTGCTTTTCCGCAGCTCGCAAGGTGTCGTCGCGACGGAGGCCGGCCAGATTCTACTTCGACACGCTCGCAGCGTCACCGACCAACTCTCGGCCGCGCGCCACGAGATCAAGGGACGTGAGGCTGAGCCGGAGGGTGAGGTGCGCCTTGGCTTGCCGGGCACGATCAGCCAGACCCTGTCTGTCCCGCTCATCATCGAAGCGCGCAGACAATTCCCCAAGATCCGGTTGCGCATCGCGGAAGCGATGAGCGGGTTTGTAATGGAGTGGATCCGGGAAGGGCGGATTGATCTGGCGATCGTCTATATTCCGGTCGAAGACAAGGCGCTGAGTTCGTCGCCGGTTCTCAGCGAGGAACTCTGGCTTTTAGGCCCGATCAATTCCATTCCGGGCATCCAACCGCCGACTTCCGGTCCACTCCGCTACAGCGCGGTCGCGCAACTGCCGTTGATATTGCCGAGCGCCACTCATGGCCTACGTTCTTTGCTGGAGAATGAGGCGGCCGCTCTCTCGTTGAAACTGAATACAGTCATCGAGGTCGACTCGTACATCAACATCAAAGGACTGGTCGAGGAAGGTTTCGGATATTCCATTCTGCCCTTCAATTCCATTGCACGCGAGGTTCAAAGTGGCCGGCTGCTGGCTTGGCCAATCTGCGCCCCCAAAATCAAGCGGTCGGTGCATCTTGTCCATCCAGTCGATCGTCCCCTGAGC